In one window of uncultured Draconibacterium sp. DNA:
- a CDS encoding TldD/PmbA family protein, with translation MKVARRDFIKTSGMFAAGSMVLPPFVQSCQNVQISADVKSYLDHFEVTTEMLQKVIATAMSKGGDYADLFFEHKISNSLALEDGKVNRAYSNIDFGVGIRVLKGDQTGFAYSENIALDDMLNAAKMAANIANSSASFTAADYNEKLPANFYKISKKWEDVSVKDKVPFVQKVNDKIFGLDEKVIKVNAGMSDESSYVMFYNSEGRLTYDYRPMISFYAVCVMQEGEKIENAYSARSVRRGFEWLTDDLVDELANEAVEKTNLLFKAGKPKAGEMPVVLGAGGSGILLHEAIGHTFEADFNRKGTSIFSDKLNKKVAENFINIIDDGTLPNDRGAINIDDEGNDVQKTYLVKDGMLNSYLHDRISAKYYGVEPTGNGRRESFRHMPLPRMRSTYMENGPHTTEEIFAAVDYGVYVDNFSNGEVKIGAGDFTFFVKSGYIIENGKLTTPIKDINIVGNGPQALADISMAANDYKNDSGTWTCGKDGQSVPVTLGLPTVLVKKMTVGGTNA, from the coding sequence ATGAAAGTTGCCAGACGTGATTTTATTAAAACAAGTGGTATGTTTGCAGCGGGAAGTATGGTTTTACCTCCCTTTGTGCAATCGTGCCAAAACGTACAAATTTCAGCAGACGTGAAAAGTTATTTAGACCATTTTGAAGTGACTACCGAAATGTTGCAAAAAGTTATTGCAACAGCTATGAGCAAAGGCGGCGATTATGCCGACTTATTTTTTGAACACAAAATTTCCAACAGCCTGGCGCTTGAAGACGGAAAAGTAAACCGCGCATATTCCAACATCGATTTCGGAGTTGGTATTCGTGTGTTAAAAGGCGACCAAACCGGTTTTGCCTATTCCGAAAATATTGCGCTCGATGATATGCTGAATGCAGCAAAAATGGCTGCCAACATTGCCAACAGCAGTGCCAGCTTTACTGCTGCCGACTACAACGAGAAACTGCCCGCCAACTTCTACAAAATTTCAAAAAAGTGGGAAGATGTTTCAGTGAAAGACAAAGTGCCATTTGTACAAAAGGTAAACGATAAAATATTTGGTCTTGATGAAAAGGTGATAAAAGTAAATGCCGGAATGAGCGACGAAAGCAGCTACGTAATGTTTTACAACTCGGAAGGGCGCTTAACTTACGATTACCGACCAATGATCAGCTTCTATGCGGTTTGTGTTATGCAGGAAGGTGAAAAAATTGAGAATGCTTATTCCGCACGATCGGTTCGCCGTGGTTTTGAATGGCTGACTGATGATTTGGTTGACGAACTGGCCAACGAAGCCGTTGAAAAAACCAATCTGCTCTTTAAAGCCGGGAAACCAAAAGCCGGTGAGATGCCTGTAGTTTTAGGCGCCGGAGGTTCGGGGATTTTACTTCACGAAGCCATTGGCCATACCTTTGAAGCCGACTTTAACCGAAAAGGAACTTCTATTTTCAGCGACAAACTGAACAAAAAAGTTGCTGAGAACTTCATTAATATTATTGATGATGGTACGCTGCCTAACGACCGCGGGGCCATTAACATTGACGACGAAGGAAACGACGTACAAAAAACTTACCTGGTAAAAGACGGTATGCTGAACAGCTACCTGCACGACCGAATCAGTGCCAAATATTATGGTGTTGAACCAACCGGTAACGGACGTCGCGAATCGTTCCGCCACATGCCACTGCCACGTATGCGATCAACCTACATGGAAAATGGGCCGCACACCACCGAAGAAATTTTTGCAGCTGTTGATTACGGCGTTTATGTCGACAATTTCAGCAACGGCGAGGTTAAGATTGGTGCCGGCGACTTTACCTTCTTTGTAAAATCGGGTTACATTATCGAAAACGGAAAACTCACCACTCCTATCAAGGACATTAATATTGTTGGTAACGGGCCTCAGGCTTTGGCCGATATTTCGATGGCTGCCAACGACTACAAAAACGACAGCGGCACCTGGACCTGTGGAAAAGACGGACAATCGGTTCCGGTAACACTTGGCCTGCCAACTGTTTTAGTGAAAAAAATGACCGTTGGAGGAACAAATGCATAG
- a CDS encoding RagB/SusD family nutrient uptake outer membrane protein, with translation MKKIIYIIALFLALTSCNDWLDIQPELEIREEKMFETEQGFKDILTGVYIKMASPSLYGRTTSMQLPEFLAQHWEGRTDLQKQLLDYDFTSTLSRNFLESVWLSYYQSIVNLNSLLSKIDEKEDVFTNGNYELIKGEALGLRAFLHFEILRYWGDVPADIVPGNKAIPYMKEVTKDPNLLVSLTYQEVLDNVLQDLTDAETLLAEDPILSFSKDVLNEPGSENDLLLGDNFHYYRQQRFNICAVKATFARYYMWLGDVPTAATYAMEVINATESENNEPIFELGTENDASIGELTFPSEQIFSVNNSSATSTLYNVFFYYYSAYTQDELIVREAFESDTHTSDIRIKEDRLWEVKTQPEELNYFKKYWKTETTAVEDVPIIRLAEMYFIVTENGNTELFRNYRVARGLDILIDTELTETGEGMSLQEKIMMRLEKEYRKDFYGEGQMFFFYKRLGYQEFPWPTIIEMKKENYKLPIPETQSLFE, from the coding sequence ATGAAAAAAATAATCTATATAATAGCATTATTCCTGGCGCTGACTTCGTGCAACGACTGGCTGGATATTCAGCCAGAACTCGAAATCAGGGAAGAGAAGATGTTCGAAACAGAGCAGGGATTTAAAGACATATTAACGGGGGTTTATATAAAAATGGCTTCTCCCTCATTGTACGGAAGAACTACCAGCATGCAGTTGCCCGAATTTTTGGCACAACACTGGGAAGGAAGAACCGACCTGCAAAAACAACTCCTTGATTATGATTTTACTTCAACGCTCTCAAGAAACTTTCTTGAGTCGGTTTGGTTATCGTATTACCAGTCTATTGTTAATTTAAATTCGTTGTTGAGTAAAATCGACGAGAAGGAGGACGTGTTTACCAATGGCAACTACGAACTCATAAAAGGAGAAGCTTTGGGTTTGCGCGCTTTTCTACATTTCGAAATCCTTCGTTACTGGGGAGATGTGCCGGCCGATATTGTTCCGGGCAACAAAGCAATTCCTTACATGAAAGAAGTAACCAAAGATCCGAACCTTTTGGTATCGCTAACATACCAGGAAGTATTGGATAATGTTCTTCAGGATTTGACCGATGCCGAAACTTTACTGGCTGAAGATCCGATATTGTCCTTTTCAAAAGATGTATTAAACGAACCGGGCAGTGAAAACGATTTACTACTGGGTGATAATTTCCATTATTACAGACAACAGCGTTTTAATATCTGTGCTGTAAAAGCAACATTTGCACGTTACTACATGTGGTTGGGCGATGTGCCTACCGCAGCGACATATGCTATGGAAGTTATCAATGCTACCGAGAGCGAGAATAATGAGCCTATTTTCGAACTGGGAACAGAAAATGATGCCAGCATTGGGGAACTGACATTCCCGTCAGAACAGATTTTCTCAGTTAACAACTCTTCAGCCACTTCTACGCTTTACAATGTGTTTTTCTATTATTACTCGGCTTATACTCAGGATGAATTGATAGTTAGAGAAGCTTTTGAGTCAGACACGCATACTTCTGATATCAGGATTAAGGAAGATCGCTTATGGGAAGTTAAAACGCAGCCAGAAGAATTAAATTACTTTAAAAAATACTGGAAAACAGAAACTACGGCTGTTGAAGATGTGCCGATTATCAGGCTTGCTGAAATGTATTTTATTGTAACCGAAAACGGAAACACTGAGCTTTTCCGCAATTACCGTGTTGCAAGGGGGCTTGATATTTTAATTGATACTGAGTTAACAGAAACCGGCGAAGGAATGTCGCTTCAGGAGAAAATAATGATGAGGCTGGAAAAAGAATACCGTAAAGATTTTTATGGCGAAGGACAAATGTTCTTTTTCTACAAAAGGCTGGGATATCAGGAGTTTCCATGGCCAACAATTATTGAGATGAAGAAAGAAAATTATAAACTTCCGATCCCTGAAACGCAATCATTGTTCGAATAA
- a CDS encoding DUF4843 domain-containing protein, with protein sequence MKNKIIIYGLYFLAIGFIFSGCEEKVVDKFDAAPSLYFYEGNWNLEGEDQKGEFSYSFFYVGSDVTQDTLWIDVRLNGFTSNEDRAINLIQINSGDSAAVAGKHYIGFDDPVMQEALVMPANEDAVLIPIIMKKTADMETNEFVLDFELVGNDYFVPGIIEHSTFSVTMTAMAVKPQGWDSYYDYAFGEWGQEKMRFLIEYVGYTDFSASLGSYDLYKYYNLKARAALEAYEAENGPIYESDGVTRVIFP encoded by the coding sequence ATGAAAAATAAAATTATAATATACGGACTTTATTTCCTGGCTATCGGGTTTATTTTCTCGGGCTGCGAGGAGAAAGTAGTCGACAAATTTGATGCAGCACCGTCACTTTATTTTTACGAAGGGAATTGGAACCTTGAAGGCGAAGATCAAAAAGGCGAGTTTAGCTATTCATTCTTTTACGTAGGGAGTGACGTTACTCAAGACACACTTTGGATTGATGTGCGCCTTAACGGGTTTACTTCTAATGAGGATCGCGCGATCAATCTTATCCAAATTAACAGTGGCGACTCTGCCGCAGTTGCAGGTAAGCATTATATCGGATTTGATGATCCTGTTATGCAAGAGGCATTAGTAATGCCCGCTAACGAAGATGCTGTTTTAATTCCGATAATCATGAAAAAAACGGCGGACATGGAAACCAACGAGTTTGTGCTTGATTTTGAATTGGTGGGCAACGATTATTTTGTTCCTGGCATTATTGAGCACTCTACTTTTTCGGTAACTATGACGGCGATGGCCGTAAAACCTCAAGGCTGGGATAGCTATTATGATTATGCTTTTGGTGAATGGGGACAGGAAAAAATGCGATTTTTAATTGAGTATGTTGGCTATACAGACTTCTCTGCATCTTTAGGTAGTTATGATTTGTATAAATATTATAACCTGAAAGCAAGAGCTGCATTGGAAGCATATGAAGCTGAAAATGGGCCTATTTATGAAAGTGATGGAGTAACAAGAGTAATTTTCCCTTAA
- a CDS encoding histidinol-phosphate transaminase — MLEKQIEIKRHLFKETSHSPSLVDIVGEEQLGDVVDFCFIENPYFPDAKLLHKLQDKLPEVIKAYPSSNPKLAQQDLAAVLHVKPEYLVLGNGATELITIIQNNFVEDMGIPVPTFSEYIDKIQKLEKVKLFQLPADKQYQLDLEEYADWLVDEKISSALIINPGNPTGQLLSVGNITGFLNRMKHLKLVLLDESFIDFAGEEIPSLMPVVEQFQNLIIVRSMSKHCGVPGLRLGYCCTANEYYLKQIKNALPVWNINTLAEYFLTQLKYTDVEYHKARKHVISDVRELHEALRRIEGYEVYPTNSNFILLKINFAMSAYDLQMKLLQDFGVYVRDCSNKIGLDNKHIRIASKGREKDQLLIHALKEVAAKVLKN; from the coding sequence ATGCTTGAGAAACAAATTGAAATAAAACGACACTTGTTTAAAGAGACTTCGCATTCGCCATCGTTAGTTGATATTGTTGGAGAAGAACAACTGGGCGATGTGGTGGATTTTTGTTTCATTGAAAATCCTTATTTCCCCGACGCGAAATTGCTACATAAACTTCAGGATAAATTGCCCGAGGTAATAAAAGCATATCCATCGAGCAACCCGAAACTGGCGCAGCAGGATTTGGCTGCCGTTTTGCATGTGAAACCCGAGTACCTGGTTTTAGGAAATGGTGCCACCGAACTGATCACGATAATCCAAAACAATTTTGTTGAGGATATGGGAATTCCCGTTCCTACTTTTAGCGAATACATCGATAAGATTCAGAAGCTGGAAAAGGTGAAATTGTTTCAATTACCTGCTGATAAACAGTATCAGCTGGATTTGGAAGAATATGCCGATTGGCTGGTTGACGAAAAAATTTCATCGGCACTAATTATTAATCCCGGAAATCCAACGGGACAGTTGCTTTCGGTTGGAAATATAACCGGTTTTTTAAACCGAATGAAGCATTTAAAACTGGTATTGCTTGATGAGTCGTTTATCGATTTTGCGGGCGAAGAAATTCCAAGTCTGATGCCTGTGGTTGAACAGTTTCAGAATCTGATAATTGTACGCAGCATGAGTAAACATTGTGGTGTGCCGGGTTTGCGATTGGGTTATTGCTGCACCGCCAACGAATATTACCTGAAGCAAATAAAAAATGCATTGCCCGTTTGGAATATAAACACGCTGGCCGAGTACTTTTTAACGCAGCTAAAATATACCGATGTTGAATATCACAAGGCCCGCAAACATGTTATTTCCGATGTTCGGGAACTACATGAGGCACTACGCAGAATTGAAGGATATGAGGTTTATCCCACGAACAGTAATTTTATTCTGTTGAAAATTAATTTTGCCATGAGCGCTTACGATTTGCAAATGAAATTGCTGCAGGATTTTGGCGTGTATGTGCGCGATTGTTCCAACAAAATCGGGCTCGATAATAAACACATTCGAATTGCATCAAAAGGACGGGAAAAAGACCAACTGCTAATTCATGCGCTGAAAGAGGTGGCAGCCAAAGTATTAAAGAATTAG
- a CDS encoding TldD/PmbA family protein, whose amino-acid sequence MTKEEKYTLAKWAMNHALENGAQEVSVNISNNQSSSVEVREEKIDKLEQALQSNLSIRLFVDKKYSSHSTSRLNKEDLARFIEEAIEGTKYLSEDEFRTLPDPELYYIGDGQDLGALDENFGNVDPEEKIQAAFAAEKEILGSNERIISVSSSYYDGLNERVMVNSNGFEGDTANSYFGIYTNVSVKGDGDARPEFGWGETSIKYNELKKTGTGTTALKRALDKIGAKKIESGTMPMIVENRVVSRIFSPLMNALDGSAIQQKNSFLIDKLGEKVASEKLTLTDDPFIIGGRGSRLFDGEGIATKKRTVFEKGVLKRYYIDTYYGKKLEMEPNSGSTTNLVFETGDKDLDALIASVKKGIFVTGFNGGNSNGSTGDFSYGIEGFLVENGEIVKPVTEMNITGNMKTLWASIGEIGNDVREDSSWRTPSILFNDVDFSGL is encoded by the coding sequence ATGACAAAAGAAGAAAAATATACATTGGCAAAATGGGCTATGAATCATGCATTGGAGAATGGGGCCCAGGAAGTAAGCGTAAACATATCGAACAACCAAAGCAGCAGCGTTGAAGTGCGCGAAGAAAAAATTGACAAACTGGAACAGGCGCTACAAAGCAACTTGTCTATTCGTTTGTTTGTCGACAAAAAATACTCATCGCACTCCACCAGCCGCCTAAACAAAGAAGACCTCGCACGGTTTATTGAAGAAGCTATCGAAGGCACAAAATACCTTTCGGAAGATGAATTCAGAACACTGCCCGATCCGGAATTGTATTACATAGGTGACGGACAAGATTTGGGAGCATTAGACGAAAATTTTGGCAACGTTGACCCGGAAGAAAAAATACAGGCTGCCTTTGCTGCCGAGAAAGAAATTCTGGGAAGTAACGAACGTATTATCTCGGTATCCAGTAGCTATTACGACGGATTGAATGAGCGCGTAATGGTAAACAGCAATGGTTTCGAGGGCGACACAGCCAACTCGTACTTTGGAATTTACACCAATGTATCGGTAAAAGGCGATGGTGATGCCCGCCCTGAATTTGGCTGGGGAGAGACTTCGATAAAATACAACGAACTGAAAAAAACAGGTACTGGAACAACCGCACTAAAACGAGCGCTTGATAAAATCGGCGCGAAAAAGATTGAGTCGGGAACCATGCCGATGATCGTGGAAAACCGTGTGGTAAGCCGAATTTTCAGCCCGCTGATGAATGCACTTGACGGATCAGCTATCCAGCAAAAAAATTCATTCCTTATCGATAAACTTGGCGAAAAAGTAGCTTCTGAGAAGTTAACGCTAACCGACGATCCGTTTATTATCGGAGGACGCGGTTCGCGCTTGTTCGATGGCGAAGGTATTGCCACCAAAAAACGTACAGTTTTTGAAAAAGGCGTTTTGAAAAGGTACTACATCGACACCTACTACGGCAAAAAACTGGAAATGGAGCCCAACAGCGGATCGACTACCAACCTTGTTTTTGAAACTGGAGATAAAGACCTCGACGCATTAATTGCATCGGTAAAAAAAGGAATTTTTGTTACCGGATTTAACGGAGGTAACAGCAACGGATCAACCGGTGATTTCTCGTACGGTATTGAAGGATTTTTAGTGGAAAACGGTGAGATTGTAAAACCGGTTACTGAAATGAATATTACCGGAAACATGAAAACCCTATGGGCAAGCATTGGCGAAATTGGCAACGACGTGCGCGAAGATTCATCGTGGCGTACACCGTCGATTCTTTTCAACGATGTTGATTTTAGTGGATTGTAA
- a CDS encoding PKD-like family lipoprotein, with translation MKIKFKLYLLAFIAGIFVAGCVEDTGNYIYQDPDELVPIINSTLEEHYDAILQEQLEIEIDVDGDESNYNFAWYAYPPSTTRILEDTLSHEMNLDYRVDLNPGLYTLVLKVTDKVNKTSTYQETSLSVSSIYGVGYYVSKTEEGNTDLDFIDRFGVVNPNILSYVNGESLSGEAINSAFFSSGYSYQEELPDGAIIQHRNEPAFLVCSDNDFRIYQGETLQELADFETAFMETPAVRAPGGVVATSTGFALINNNHVHLLPSASRMGKLGYPFPNRNYDYSKYFISGTQSFIAYDDNLGQFLGYTPSRNEAIMDPDETYRDYDLLFFAAQPYYLFVSYYSYALLKHRTEDKAYVVKLFSVGLGNSGVYQYTEYPVPMEMGVLDANIFAISGANPVMYYSKGDNHIRYYNHSNQTEQDVLTLPEDEKVVYIKNVYDLAYGPNIFLVLTEKAGNWVLRVYNFEGSTPDLSLPAIETYSGTGKPSTVVHRNANTYVTY, from the coding sequence ATGAAAATAAAATTCAAATTATATTTATTAGCATTTATCGCCGGCATATTTGTGGCAGGATGCGTTGAAGATACCGGGAATTATATATACCAGGATCCGGATGAATTAGTTCCTATAATAAACTCGACGCTTGAAGAGCATTACGATGCTATTTTGCAGGAACAGTTGGAGATTGAAATTGATGTGGATGGCGACGAGTCGAATTACAACTTTGCGTGGTACGCCTACCCACCCTCGACGACTAGAATTTTAGAGGATACACTTAGCCATGAAATGAACCTGGATTACAGGGTTGATTTAAATCCGGGTTTGTATACACTGGTTTTAAAAGTTACAGATAAAGTCAATAAAACCTCTACCTATCAAGAGACGAGCCTTAGCGTGAGTAGTATTTATGGAGTGGGGTACTACGTATCTAAAACCGAAGAAGGTAATACCGACCTTGATTTTATTGACCGATTTGGAGTGGTTAACCCAAATATTCTGAGCTATGTAAATGGCGAAAGTCTATCGGGTGAAGCGATAAATTCTGCTTTTTTCTCTTCGGGGTACAGCTACCAGGAAGAATTGCCCGATGGCGCGATTATTCAACACAGAAACGAGCCGGCTTTTTTGGTATGTAGTGATAACGATTTTAGGATTTACCAGGGTGAAACCCTGCAGGAACTTGCTGATTTCGAAACTGCATTTATGGAAACTCCTGCAGTTCGAGCTCCCGGAGGGGTTGTTGCCACATCAACTGGTTTTGCGCTGATTAATAATAACCATGTACATCTGCTTCCTTCTGCAAGCAGAATGGGAAAATTGGGATATCCTTTTCCAAACAGGAATTACGATTATTCTAAATACTTTATTAGCGGAACCCAATCGTTTATAGCATACGACGATAATTTAGGGCAGTTTTTGGGTTATACTCCTTCCAGAAATGAAGCAATTATGGATCCCGATGAAACATATCGCGACTACGATCTTCTTTTCTTTGCCGCTCAGCCCTATTATTTATTTGTTTCGTATTATTCATATGCGTTGTTGAAACACCGGACTGAAGATAAAGCCTATGTGGTAAAGCTTTTTTCTGTTGGATTGGGTAACTCAGGCGTGTATCAATATACAGAATATCCGGTTCCAATGGAGATGGGAGTATTGGATGCAAATATCTTTGCCATTTCAGGAGCTAATCCTGTGATGTATTATTCTAAAGGAGACAACCACATTCGGTATTATAACCACAGTAACCAAACCGAGCAGGATGTTCTTACACTTCCTGAAGATGAAAAAGTGGTGTATATTAAAAACGTTTATGATTTAGCTTATGGTCCAAATATTTTTCTTGTATTAACCGAAAAAGCAGGAAACTGGGTGCTACGCGTTTATAATTTCGAGGGGTCAACTCCCGATTTATCCCTTCCGGCTATTGAAACCTATTCTGGTACTGGTAAGCCATCTACGGTTGTACACCGTAATGCAAATACCTATGTAACCTACTAA
- a CDS encoding HAD-IIA family hydrolase: MRTKSFRSVVRNYRAVFFDAFGVLKNHSGLIPGIEQTFTYLEKKGIPYYVLTNDSSRSPDELAQWYQDRGMPNITTDKILSSGMLAMEFFKTKLANGKVVAYLGTKKSAHYLEIAGQNTIAISDVDLTDLEHIKSFAFLDDEGFDWNKDIDKTINLLRHKNMTVIVANTDKNYPVNKNDISVAVGGLADLVEQILGKKFIRFGKPDAQMFLLAYERAMVDVPDIQRKEILMVGDTLFTDIIGGNKFGLDTALVLSGNTLPDNAKIKIGSSGIIPTYVCESAVIQL, from the coding sequence ATGAGAACAAAAAGTTTTAGAAGTGTAGTTAGAAACTACCGGGCCGTGTTTTTCGATGCCTTTGGTGTATTAAAAAACCATTCAGGCCTTATTCCGGGAATTGAACAGACCTTTACCTATCTGGAAAAGAAAGGTATTCCATATTACGTATTAACCAACGACTCATCACGAAGTCCTGATGAACTGGCACAATGGTATCAGGATAGAGGAATGCCTAATATTACCACGGATAAAATTCTTTCGTCGGGGATGTTGGCTATGGAGTTTTTTAAAACCAAATTGGCAAACGGAAAAGTAGTAGCCTATCTGGGAACAAAAAAATCAGCACACTATCTTGAAATAGCCGGTCAAAATACAATTGCCATTAGCGATGTCGATTTGACTGATCTCGAACATATTAAATCTTTTGCCTTTTTAGACGACGAAGGTTTTGACTGGAACAAAGACATTGATAAAACCATTAACCTGCTTCGCCATAAAAACATGACCGTGATTGTTGCTAATACCGATAAAAATTATCCGGTTAACAAAAACGATATTTCCGTGGCTGTTGGTGGTTTAGCCGACCTGGTGGAGCAAATTCTTGGCAAAAAATTTATCCGATTCGGAAAACCAGATGCCCAAATGTTTTTACTGGCTTACGAACGTGCAATGGTTGATGTACCGGATATTCAACGAAAAGAAATTTTAATGGTTGGCGACACGCTGTTTACCGATATTATCGGAGGGAACAAATTTGGTCTTGACACCGCACTTGTGCTTTCGGGGAATACGCTGCCCGACAATGCAAAAATCAAGATTGGTAGCTCAGGAATTATTCCTACTTACGTTTGCGAATCGGCAGTTATTCAGTTGTAA
- a CDS encoding glutamine synthetase beta-grasp domain-containing protein, producing the protein MKSKLEYIWLDGSVPTQQLRAKTRVAENFSGKLEDCPVWSFDGSSTNQAGGGASDLLLKPVFICPDPDRKNAYLVLTEVLNPDGTAHETNGRAHIEEEDEDFWFGYEQEYFLYDPQTRLPLGFPAGGFPEPQGPYYCGVGGSKAFGRAIVEEHFDLCLEAGLNVEGINAEVAAGQWEFQIFAKGAHDAGDQIWMARFLLERTAEKYGVDVEWHPKPLGKDLDWNGSGMHANFSNGLMRTCGDEKVFTAICEEFGKNIKEHIDVYGAYNDQRLTGLHETQSIHEFSYGVSDRGASIRIPVGTVEDGWKGRLEDRRPSSNGDPYKIGARIIKTVHAAKV; encoded by the coding sequence ATGAAATCAAAATTGGAATACATTTGGTTGGACGGAAGTGTACCAACTCAGCAGCTTAGAGCTAAAACGCGTGTAGCAGAAAATTTTAGCGGGAAATTGGAAGACTGTCCAGTATGGTCTTTCGATGGATCTTCAACTAACCAGGCCGGTGGTGGTGCTTCTGACCTTCTTTTGAAGCCTGTTTTCATTTGTCCTGATCCGGACCGTAAAAACGCTTACCTTGTTTTAACTGAAGTTCTAAATCCTGATGGAACAGCTCACGAAACCAATGGTCGCGCTCATATCGAAGAAGAAGATGAAGACTTCTGGTTCGGCTACGAGCAAGAGTATTTCCTTTACGATCCACAAACTCGTTTGCCTTTAGGTTTCCCTGCAGGAGGTTTTCCTGAGCCACAAGGACCGTACTACTGCGGTGTAGGTGGTTCTAAAGCTTTCGGTCGTGCAATTGTTGAAGAACATTTCGACCTTTGTTTAGAAGCAGGTTTAAATGTTGAAGGTATTAACGCTGAGGTTGCCGCCGGACAGTGGGAATTCCAGATTTTTGCTAAAGGTGCACACGATGCAGGTGACCAAATTTGGATGGCTCGTTTCTTGTTGGAGCGTACTGCTGAAAAATATGGAGTTGATGTAGAGTGGCATCCAAAACCACTTGGAAAAGACCTTGACTGGAACGGTTCGGGTATGCACGCAAACTTCTCTAACGGTTTAATGAGAACTTGTGGCGACGAAAAAGTATTTACTGCAATTTGCGAAGAATTCGGTAAAAATATTAAAGAGCATATCGATGTTTATGGTGCATACAACGATCAGCGACTGACTGGTTTGCACGAAACTCAATCAATTCATGAGTTTAGCTATGGTGTTTCAGACCGTGGTGCTTCTATCCGTATTCCTGTTGGAACTGTAGAAGATGGTTGGAAAGGTCGTTTGGAAGACCGTCGTCCATCATCAAATGGTGATCCTTATAAAATTGGAGCAAGAATTATTAAAACTGTTCATGCTGCAAAAGTTTAA